ACCATAGAAAAAGTCAGCAGCAAACTACTGACAAGCTGGCGGTGCAAAGAGATACGTGTTCATGTACATGTTTACTCTACTTCGATTTCTTGCAAGTCACTGTGGGAAGTTACTGAGAAACAATTGATTCGTCATCAAAATGCAGATCGATCGGGTGCTCCTAGCAACCAGGCCGTGACGTCATTGGCTGAAGAACTTCGGCACAAGAATGGTCATTTTCAAGCACAGTCAAGTGCATGGAGATTGTGGGCAAATTTCATACATGCTGGACCAGCCCACGAACGTGAACAAAGATTAACTGAAATGCCGCCACAACACCTGCTGAAGTTTTTCCGAAGCGTTCCAATTTCCGAGGCTGTGAAGTTAGAGTCAGTTCGAAGTGGTTTGTCCGTGGCTAATACGATTAACCAAGGATTTGTCGCAGAATTGGAAGCACTCGAAAACGATACTGATCAGCTACTATTTTGGGCTCAGCGACTTAAAAGCCGTTTAGCAAGTATGAGGACACGTTCGGATGTTAATTCGGCTCTGGTCGGCCAGAGGAGGATGAATTTAATCGAGACATTGCTGGCAGGGTTTCGGATATGCCGGATGTAGACCATGCATAAATGATTTATCTCTGGTTTGATTATGGGATTGCAACTTTTGTTATGAACTGCTTGTTGtttatttctgaatgaatttaaatactgttgattttaaaattatttgttttaataaaACGATTTTAACAAAACTGAACAATATTTATCATTTTTACTTTAAAACTATTACTCATTAGaaacatcaaaatttaaatcattttGGTTCTGTAAAAGGCCAATACTAGGATCGAAAACTCCATTTGGTAGGTAACCACAATGGCGAAACAAATTGGTACAATCAAATGATGAATATTCAGTAAACGCTGAAATCGCAACGTGTGATGGAATTTCATTTCGATTTTCTTTGTACAGTCGACGCATACGAGATTTAGTGAGACCAAAAATTATCTCGATGGGATTAAAAAAAGGGCAGTAGGGAGGAAGGAACAGTGGAATGATTCCAATTGACCGTAGATAATATACTATGTTTTCATCGCAATGAATGCGAGCGCCATCCATGATCCAGACTGAATTTGGACCAGGATAGCACCGCACATTTTCATTATTCAAGGCAAATGATCGACAACATTCAAAGAATATTGCTCTTGTAAATGTGCCTTCTGTCTGGAAGCTATCTAACATTCCCTGCTGTCCCAAAAAACATAGGAAAGACACTCTTGGACGCCTCACAAACTCGCCTTGGAATATGAGTTTTTTGCCTTTCATGCCATAGCCGCGGTTTCGTAGCATGTCTCTGCTATCTAGAGAAACTTCGTCAAGAAAGACCAAGTTATACAGGTCCCAGTCTATGGAGCATAACTCAgagaagaagtgaaaaatttgatCTTCTCTTACTTGGATGGCCCTTCTCTCTAGAGCCTTCCAGGTTAGTCCTTCCGCATGTAGTATACGAAAAACGCTTCCGGCGCTGATGGTTATGTTGAAATGCTTTAGGAATAGCTGACAGCATTCGTCCAAGAAAAGCACTGGTTGAGACATGTACAACTGAATGATCCAATTGCGATGTTCAACGCTGAACTTCCGGAACACCTTAGTGCGCTGCGCTTCCGTTAATAAGCCGTTGTCCTCATAGTCTTGGATCCATCCGGAAATTGTGGTTTTACTTTTCCGGTAGATCACCGATAGGCGGGCCCTCGATAAACCCAAGAAATAATATCCGTACAAACAGTGGTATTTGGTGTTCACACTAGCTCGCCGATACAGGACATTGCAGAGGATGTTGTTAGATGTTTTAGGAAACATTTTTATTTGcttttaatgaaaaataatcAGTTTTGATTCTAAGCTACTGATGAACTTTGCAACAGGTACGgcgacaaacaaaacaaaaatcagaaTGACATTTCAGCTGACATTTCATTTGACGTTTCGCACTTAATCCGCACTTCGATGGTAGTCGCACTTATGAAGTGCGGAGTCTAGTGGTGAACTAAGTGCGCAATATCTCCACTGGCacaaggaaggtggtttgatttgctcatatgccatcgcgtgcggaaggattttctattgacgagtactgtctctatTCTTGTGACAATCTTGCATGTGTGCGTGTGAATAACAAATAGTGACTCGACTGATTTGTAACGCTTTTGGAGAGAAATAAAACCACTTTTCTGTAATTTTATTTTGCAGTACAATCGTGTATATTTATTGCAAAAGTTCGCTAAATGTGAACTAGTTTTGATATAGTAAATTCGAGTTTTTCGTCTTTCTATATTATCTGTAAAACGCATTCCAATTGTAtatctaatttttattttcttttccccAGCTCACACAACATCTCGCAACACACAATGGAGTTCGTAAGCACAAATGCCCACACTGTTCTTCGGCATTTTCCTGCGCTGCGAACCTCAAGATGCATCTCAAGAGTCACATGGACATCCGGGACTACACGTGCCACATCTGCGGGAAAGGATTTTTCCGACCGGATGCGTTAAAGAAGCATCTGCTCTGCTATCATGCCAATTTGAAGGCTTTTCACTGCAATATTTGTAACAAGATGTTTAAAGGTCACCTGCCGCAGCACATGAGAACGCACAAGATGATTCGGCCGCACGGATGTGCCGTTTGTGGAGCTGTTTTTTCTCAACGATCACAACTTGTAGTTCATCAACGCATCCATACAGGAGAGAGACCCTATAGATGTCaggtatttttttgaaaaataaatctcGTTTGATTTCACTGAAATGTTTCCGTCTCATACTTTCTCAGGTCTGCTGGCAAGCGTTTGCACACTCAAGTGTACTGAAATTGCACATCCGGAAACACACTGGCGAAAAACCGTTCGAATGTCCCATCTGTAGCGTTGGATTTTCGCAACTTCCTCACCTGAAAAAGCACATGCTCTCTATTCATAATCAGGATAAGTCGTACCTTTGCAAGACTTGCAATATCTTTTTCAAGACTAAACTGGACCACCAAAACCACATGGCTAGTTGCGCGCCGGAATCGAAATCGGCCACTAGCGTGGAAGAGATTATAGATAGAAATGTAAGTACGAGGTTTGTACTTTGTTAAATTCATTCATCACTACATCAATATACTCGTTTCAGGTGAAAGCCGCCAACAGTGGGGTCGAACCACCGATGCCCTTGTCACAAATGAGATTCCTAGTAGCTATTCTACTGAAAAAGATTTCCACGGAAGAGCGACTGAAAGACTTGGGATTCGATAAACGACTGATAGATAACGTTCTCGTTGATTCGCTTAAATGCGCTGGACGCAAGGCCTTCGACGATAAAACGTTAGATCCGGCCTATCGCTTGAAGCAGAACGTCCAGGAACTCCTCGAGTGGACCGTGCCACCCAAGTACATGGATGACTTCAAGAAAGCCAATCGCAGCAccgaagaattgctggaggatttaACGAACTAAATGAATTTTCTTGATAAATTTTGGTTTCTCCGTGCCGTAATTAGTGAATTTATATCAAACCAAACGAATTAGTTAACACTCCTCCGACCGTGATAGGTTTTACTTACACGAACGACCATGCCTCGAAAGACACTATTTTCAaatcgctatatctcagccgttagtgaaccgatttgaacaatttagacactcacaaattttcccgtccatcaagatttgtctgagatgttgagacctccgatcggaccaaaaatgacctctgtggacctccaaacgtcggagcaagtcatgattttcatacaaattgcgtggttggtgctcaccagcttgatgttcatgctaatattagtaagatatttcgaaatccgtgagatttagaaagttgccgtcttctacaattttgttcaggaggccaaaaccatactgtcgctgattatattatttcggaactcgtccgcttggcggcgctagtgtatatgagaaagatcgctgggtcaaatatttcgaaatctgtaagatttagaaagctgccgtcttctacaatcttgttcagaagtgtaaaaccatactgtcgcagatcatattatttcggaacccgtccgctaggcggcgctagtgtatatgggaatacttgttgggtcaaatatttcggaatacgaaagatttagaaagctgtcgtcttctacaattttgttcaggaggccaaaaccatactgtcgcagatcatattatttctgaactcgtccgcttggcggcgctagtgtatatgagaaagatcgctgggtcaaatatttcggaatccgtaagacttagaaagctgtcgtcttttacaattttgttcaggaggccaaaaccatactgtcgctgattatattatttcggagctcgtccgcttggcggcgctagtgtatatgagaaagatcgctgggccaaatatttcgaaatctgtaagatttagaaagctgccgtcttctacaatcttgttcaggaggccaaaaccatactgtcgcagatcatattatttctgaactcgtccgcttggcggcgctagtgtatatgagaaagatcgctgggtcaaatatttcggaatccgtaagacttagaaagctgtcgtcttttacaattttgttcaggaggccaaaaccatactgtcgctgattatattatttcggagctcgtccgcttggcggcgctagtgtatatgagaaagatcgctgggtcaaatatttcgaaatctgtaagatttagaaagctgccgtcttctacaatcttgttcaggaggccaaaaccatactgtcgcagatcatattatttctgaactcgtccgcttggcggcgctagtgtatatgagaaagatcgctgggtcaaatatttcggaatccgtaagacttagaaagctgtcgtcttttacaattttgttcaggaggccaaaaccatactgtcgctgattatattatttcggagctcgtccgcttggcggcgctagtgtatatgagaaagatcgctgggccaaatatttcgaaatctgtaagatttagaaagctgccgtcttctacaatcttgttcaggaggccaaaaccacactgtcgcagatcatattatttctgaactcgtccgcttggcggcgctagtgtatatgagaaagatcgctgggtcaaatatttcggaatccgtaagacttagaaagctgtcgtcttttacaattttgttcaggaggccaaaaccatactgtcgctgattatattatttcggagctcgtccgcttggcggcgctagtgtatatgagaaagatcgctgggtcaaatatttcgaaatctgtaagatttagaaagctgccgtcttctacaatcttgttcaggaggccaaaaccatactgtcgcagatcatattatttctgaactcgtccgcttggcggcgctagtgtatatgagaaagatcgctgggtcaaatatttcggaatccgtaagacttagaaagctgtcgtcttttacaattttgttcaggaggccaaaaccatactgtcgcagatcatattatatCGGAGCCCGTCcgctaggcggcgctagtgtatatgggaatactcgttgggtcaaatatttcggaatacgaAAGAATTAGAAAGCTGACGTCTGCTACAATTTTTCTCAGGATGTAaagtgtaaaaccatactgtcgctgatcatattattttggaactcgtcagCTTGGCGGCgttagtgtatatgggaatactcgatgggtcaaatatttcggaatacgaaagatttagaaagctgacgtcttctacaatttttctCAGGAGTGtagaaccatactgtcgcagatcatattattttgaaactcgtccgcttggtggTGCTAGTGTATATGACAAAGATctctgggtcaaatatttcggaatacgaaagatttagaaagctgacgtcttctacaatttagttcaggaggccaaaaccatacagtagcagatcatattatttcggaactcgtccgtttggcggcgctagtgtatatgagaaagctcgttgggtcaaatttttcggaatccgaaagatttagaaagctgacgtcttctacaattttgttcaggagtgtaaaaccatactgtcaaAGATAATATaatttcggaactcttccgctTAGCGGAACTAGTGTATATGGAAATgcccgttgggtcaaatatttcggaatctgtAGGATTTGGAAAGCTGCcatcttctacaatcttgttcaggagtgcagaaccatactgtcgcagatcatattatttcggaactcgtccgcttggcggcgctagtgtaaatgggaatactcgttgggtcaaatattttgaaatccgATAGATGTAGAAAGctggcgtcttctacaattttgttcaggaggctaAAACCACAGAcgaacagacgtaacagcttgaacatttttctaaaaatcgATCGCTCAATTCCTCTACCACcaccttgcgagcatgttacacgaaacaatgtttcgtatgacattttcaccagaaggcgctgggaTACAAAGAACAAAGGGATCCGATCGATTCCAGTttgagacagcagcacgtacgaacgtgttttttgctcgcgcattttttccaagtggtttttctcgttcgttcgctgtttacgatttcgcttcgtcgcgttggcgttattttctcccggacccgtcatgggagactcggtggccgattcggtcgctggaaaagtgcctaagcccactgctcttggaggcgcgggtaagccctccaagcagcttttgcagagcaacatgttctcgccgttgccgcttgaggaaggagaagtgcccgcccgtgtttgtgaagggcgatccgccggatttgtgcccaaaaattcgccagctgatcgctaaagggctgaaatgtacttttcggctctgcagcgagggcgtgaaagtgatgccggcaaacaaggacaatcatcaatccgtcgtggagttcctcgaggtccacaagtataagtactacactcatgaccacaccggcacgaagccgctcaaggctttgctgcgaggactccacggAAGGAGAGTCCATGAAGGAgaaagagctccaagcagagcttgaaagttgcggactgaagccagtagccgtgcacaagatcgctcgtcacgacaaggcgagaagATATCGctaccagctttacctgatccaggacctgaagctggttggcgttataaattactccgtcgttgactgggagcgatatcggacagtgcaccgcgatgtcacgcaatgtaccaactgcttcaaattcgtgcacggcaccaggaactgccgcatgaagccgcgctgcaacaagtgtggcgaaccccatccgactgacgagtgcgacaaaatggaggtggccgatcccaagtgcgccaactgtggcgataaacatcgggccaccacaaagggctgcccaaagcgagccaagttcctggaaatccggaagaaggcttccaccaggaccattccgaagaagaaccgtgttcctgtaatcaacgaggtgaactttccagccatacCGGCTCGCCGTCGtgcgattccaatactcccaccgctacagccgcacaagcgactggcagcggcagctgcatcggtccaagctccagcatcgctACACGGAGCTAGTATATATGGGAATACTCATTGGGTTTGATATTTTGGGATCCGTGAAACTTAGAAAGTTGAAATTTGCTCAATATGTTCAGTAGGTCAAAACTGGACTAGACCTGTAGCTGCCGGACCACaccacttccagaggaatttctggatgaatttctggagaattcctgggtgagcttttgaaggaattactggatgaaggacggaggaacttccgtagaaattcccggaggaacttccggagaaattcccggaggaacttccggaggaattcctggaggaacttccggaggaattcctggaggtacttccggaggaattcctggaggaacttccggaggaattcctggaggaacctccggaggaattcctggagtaacctccggaggaattcctggagaaacttccggaggaattcctggaccaacttccggaggaattcctgaaggaacttccggaagaattcctggaggaactttcggaggaattcctggaggaacttccggaggaattcctggaggaacttccggaggaattcctggaggaacttccggaggaattcctagaggaacttccggaggaattcctagaggaacttccggaggaattcccagaggaacttccggaggaattcctggaggaacttccggaggaattcctggaggaacttccggaggaattcctggaggaacttccggaggaattcctggaggaacttccggaggaattcctggaggaacttccggaggaattcctggaggaacttccggaggaattcctggaggaacttccggaggaattcctggaggaacttccggaggaattcctggaggaacttccggaggaattcctggaggaacttccggaggaattcctggaggaacttccggaggaattcctggaggaacttccggaggaattcctggaggaacttccggaggaattcctggagtaacttccggaggaattcctggagtaacttccggaggaattcctggagtaacttccggaggaattcctggagtaacttccggaggaattcctggagtaacttccggaggaattcctggaggaacttctggaggaattcctggaggaacttccggaggaattcctggaggaacttccggaggaatgcctggaggaacttccggaggaattcctggaggaacttccggaggaattcctggaggaacttccggaggaattcctggaggaacttccggaggaattcctggaggaacttccggaggaattcctggaggaacttccggaggaattcctggaggaacttccggaggaattcccggaggaccatcccgacgaactcctggaggaacttccggaggaattcctggaggaacttccggaggaattcctggaggaacttccggaggaattcctggaggaacttccggaggaattcctggaggaacttccggaggaattcctggaggaacttccggaggaattcctggaggaacttccggaggaattcctggaggaacttccggaggaattcctggaggaacttccggaggaattcctggaggaagttccggaggaattcctggaggaacttccggaggaattcctggaggaacttccgaggaattcctggaggaacttccggaggaattcctggaggaacttccggaggaattcctggaggaacttccggaggaattcctggaggaacttccggaggaattcctggaggaacttccggaggaattcctggaggaacttccggaggaattcctggaggaacttccggaggaattcctggaggaacttccggaggaattcctggaggaacttccggaggaattcctggaggaacttccggaggaattcctggaggaacttccggaggaattcctggaggaacttccggaggaattcctggaggaacttccggaggaattcctggaggaacttccggaggaattcctggaggaacttccggagggattcctggaggaacttccggaggaattcctggaggaacttccggaggagttcctggagtaacttccggaggaatcctggaggaacttccggaggaattcctggaggaacttccggaggaattcctggaggaacttccggaggaattcctggaggaacttccggaggaattcctggaggaacttcggaggaattcctggaggaacttccggaggaattcctggaggaacttccggaggaattcctggaggaacttccgaggaattcctggaggaacttccggaggaattcctggaggaacttcggaggaattcctggaggaacttccggaggaattcctggaggaacttccggaggaattcctggaggaacttccggaggaattcctggaggaacttccggaggaattcctggaggaacttccggaggaattcctggaggaacttccggaggaattcctggaggaacttccggaggaattcctggaggaacttccggaggaattcctggaggaacttccggaggaattcctggaggaacttccggaggaattcctggaggaacttccggaggaattcctggaggaacttccggaaggaattcctggaggaacttccgaaggaattcctggaggaacttccggaggaattcctggaggaacttccggaggaattcctggaggaacttccggaggaattcctggaggaacttccggaggaattcctggaggaacttccggaggaattcctggaggaacttcggaggaattcctggaggaacttccggaggaattcctggaggaacttccggaggaattcctggaggaacttccggaggaattcctggaggaacttccggaggaattcctggaggaacttccggaggaattcctggaggaacttccggaggaattcctggaggaacttccggaggaattcctggaggaacttccggaggaattcctggaggaacttccggaggaattcctggaggaacttccggaggaattcctggaggaacttccggaggaattcctggaggaacttccggaggaattcctggaggaacttccggaggaattcctggaggaacttccggaggaattcctggaggaacttccggaggaattcctggaggaacttccggaggaattcctggaggaacttctggaggaattcctggaggaacttccggaggaattcctgggggaacttccggaggaattcctggaagaacttccggaggaattcctgaaagaacttccggaagaatttcggaaggaacttctggaggaattcctgaaggaacttttggaggaattcctggagggacttccggaggaattcctggagggacttccggaggaattcctggaggaactttcggaggagttcctggaggaatttgcagagcaattcctggaggaacttccggaggaattcctggaggaatttctgaaggtacttctggaggaattcctgaaggaacttttggaggaattcctgggggaacttccgaaggaactcctcgaggaacttccggatgaattcctggtgtaaattttttgacagtttgctagaacatttagaaaatttaaatatctcTCTATTAGTTAAACTTACTCAGTtatgactataaaatcgttcagATGGAGTAAAaccaaagagcagaattttttccCTGAGCGTAAGACAACCtgtgcgacagtatggttttgacctcctgaacaaaattgtaaaagacgACAGCTTTTTGAATCTTgcgaattccaaaatatttgacccaacgagtattctcatatacactagcgccgccaagcggacgagttccgaaataatataatcagcgacagtatggttgtggcctcctgaacaaaattgtaaaagacgacagctttctaaatcttacggattccgaaatattttactcaacgggcattcccatatacactagcgccgccaagcggacgagttccgagaCAATATGATCctcgacagtatggttttacactcctgaacaagattgtagaagacgtcagctttctaaatcttacagatttcgaaatatttgacccagcgatctttctcatatacactagtgccGCCAAGCGGatgagttccgaaataatatgatctgcaacagtatggttttggcctcctgaacaaaattgtaaaagacgacagctttctaaatcttacggattccgaaatatttgacccagcgatctttctcatataaactagcgccgccaagcggacgagttcctaaataatatgatctgcgacagtattgttgtggcctcctgaacaaaattgtagaagaaggAAGCTTTCTAGATTTTATGGATTCCAAAATATTTGACTCAAAGGGCATTCatatatacactagcgccgccaagcggacgagttccgaaataatatgatcttcaACAGTATGGTTtaggcctcctgaacaaaattgtagaagacgacagctttctaagtcttacggattccgaaatatttgacccagcgatctttctcatatacactagcgccgccaagcggacaagttccgaaataatatgatcttcaacagtatggttttggcctcctgaacaaaattgtagaagacgacagctttctaagtcttacggattccgaaatatttgacccagcgatctttctcatatacactagcgccgccaagcggacgagttccgaaataatatgatcttcaacagtatggttttggcctcctgaacaaaattgtaaaagacgacagctttctaagtcttacggattccgaaatagttgacccagcgatctttctcatatacactagcgccgccaagcggacgagttccgaaat
The nucleotide sequence above comes from Armigeres subalbatus isolate Guangzhou_Male chromosome 3, GZ_Asu_2, whole genome shotgun sequence. Encoded proteins:
- the LOC134227258 gene encoding gastrula zinc finger protein XlCGF8.2DB; the encoded protein is MHLKSHMDIRDYTCHICGKGFFRPDALKKHLLCYHANLKAFHCNICNKMFKGHLPQHMRTHKMIRPHGCAVCGAVFSQRSQLVVHQRIHTGERPYRCQVCWQAFAHSSVLKLHIRKHTGEKPFECPICSVGFSQLPHLKKHMLSIHNQDKSYLCKTCNIFFKTKLDHQNHMASCAPESKSATSVEEIIDRNVKAANSGVEPPMPLSQMRFLVAILLKKISTEERLKDLGFDKRLIDNVLVDSLKCAGRKAFDDKTLDPAYRLKQNVQELLEWTVPPKYMDDFKKANRSTEELLEDLTN